One part of the Rutidosis leptorrhynchoides isolate AG116_Rl617_1_P2 chromosome 1, CSIRO_AGI_Rlap_v1, whole genome shotgun sequence genome encodes these proteins:
- the LOC139902635 gene encoding uncharacterized protein yields MEKVLKRYRVTHKVSTSYHPQTSGQVKNTIRSLKRILEKTVGTNPKECSTKLEDALWAFRTAYKTPIGTTPYCLVYGKACHLPLEIEHKAHWALKVCNMDYQEAGHFRLDQLNELDELRLDSYENSIIYKEKIKRW; encoded by the coding sequence ATGGAGAAAGTGTTGAAACGATACAGGGTAACCCACAAAGTTTCAACAtcttaccacccgcaaacaagtgggcaagttaagAATACCATCCGGTCATTGAAGCGAATCTTAGAAAAGACAGTTGGTACGAATCCTAAGGAGTGTTCTACAAAGCTTGAAgatgcattgtgggcatttcgTACGGCCTACAAGACACCGATAGGCACGACTCCTTATTGTTTGGTATATGGTAAggcatgccatctccctttggagattgaacataaagctcaTTGGGCTTTAAAGGTGTGCAATAtggattaccaagaggcgggtcACTTTCGTTTGGATCAATTAAACGAGTTGGATGAGTTGCGTCTTGACTCTTATGAGAACTCGATTATTTACAAGGAGAAAATCAAACGttggtga